Part of the Synechococcus sp. HK01-R genome is shown below.
TCAGGTCAAGGAGCCAGCAAGCCAGCCAGAGGTTGACACCGATCTGGCCGCCAAGACAGAAGAGGCCTGATTCATGGTCCGGTCGCGGGTTCTCTCCGGGGTCCAGCCCACCGGAGCCCTTCATCTGGGCAACTGGCTGGGTGCCATCCGCAACTGGGTTGATCTGCAGAACGACCACGACACCTTCGTGTGCGTGGTCGATTTGCATGCGATCACCGTGCCGCATGACCCGGCCCGTCTTGCCGATGACACCCTGACAACAGCGGCCCTTTATCTGGCCTGCGGGATTGATCCAGCGCGCACCACGGTGTTTGTGCAGAGCCACGTGGCCGCCCATTCAGAGCTTTGCTGGCTGCTGAACTGCGTCACACCGCTCAACTGGCTGGAGCGAATGATCCAGTTCAAGGAGAAGGCTCTCAAACAGGGAGACAACGTGTCGGTCGGACTCCTCGACTATCCGGTGCTCATGGCCGCCGACATCCTTCTCTATGACGCCGATCTGGTGCCGGTGGGCGAAGACCAGAAACAACACCTGGAATTGGCCCGCGATATCGCCCAGCAACGCATCAATGCCCGCTTTGGCTCCGAGGATGCACCACTGCTCAAGGTGCCCAAACCTTTGATCCTGAAAGAGGGGGCCCGCGTGATGAGCCTCACCGATGGGCGCAGCAAGATGAGCAAAAGCGACCCCAATGAAGGCAGTCGCATCACGCTTCTCGACCCCCCTGATCTCATCACGAAGAAGATCAAGCGCGCCAAAACTGATCCCCAGATGGGTCTGGAGTTCGACCATCCGGATCGACCGGAGACCGACAATCTTCTCGGGCTCTACGCCATCCTCAGCGGTAAGGGCCGAGATGCGGTTGCCAGCGAATGCGCCTCGATGGGTTGGGGCCAGTTCAAGCCATTACTGGCAGACGCCACCGTGGCCGCCCTCGAACCGATCCAGGCCCGCTACAGGGAGCTCATGAATGAGCGGAGCGAGCTCGAACGGGTCCTCAACCAAGGACAACAACAGGCGGAAGCAGTGGCACAAGCCACGGTTGAGCGGGTGCGCCAGGGACTTGGCTTCCTGGCACGACACTGAACGACCACGGCACCAAGCCAAGCTGATCAATCGATTGAGATTAAAAAAGTTTTCCTAATCCTTAAGCCTTCCTGAGAACTTGGGCGAGCCAAAACCACTGCCCAGGGAAAAGACCGCCCTCCTCACACGCGTCTCACGCGTCTCATTCGCAGACGCGTCTTTGAGTGTTTTGCTAGGCACATCACGAGCCTCTCGTCAAGGGCGGTCGTCGCTCTCTCGCCACGGCCCCTCACTCCGCTGCAAGGTGATGAGCCCTTGAACCGCCGGTTTGCCTTCAGTTCCTGCTTTCAATCGCAAAACCCTTGTTGCCATTGGAGCCGTCAGCGTTCTGCTTCTGCCCTTCGGCCAAGGGCTGCACGCTGAGCGATCCAACGAGCGCCTCCAGCAAGACGATGCGATCCGGACGGGCCTGACCAAGACAGAACAGGTTCAGGACTTGCTGGCAGCCCGCCCTTACCGGATCACCCCCGAGCGCAGGGCCCTGCTCAACACGATCCGCTATGCGGAAGGCACTTGGAAGGACGGTCGTGATCTGGGTTACCGCGTGCTCTACGGCGGCAGCCTCTTCCGCGATCTCTCCCGACACCCGGAGCGGTTGGTGGTGAAGCGTTACGCCAGTGCAGCAGCAGGCGCCTATCAGTTTTTACCCGCGACCTGGCGCCAGGTCGCCCGTGAGTTGAGGCTGCCAAGCTTCGAACCCCAACATCAGGACCAGGCAGCCCTGCGCCTCGTGGAGCGTCGTGGTGCTCTGGAGGAGGTGGATCGCCGCGGCCTGACCCCAAGCGCCATGCATCGCCTGGCCCCCGAATGGGCCTCCTTCCCCACCCATGCCGGCACCAGCGCCTATGGCCAGCCGGTGAAGAGTCAGGCGGAACTGGCCCGCTTTTACTCGAACAATCTCCGGGAGATCCGCCAAGGGGCCTGAGGCCTGCTCAGCCCGGCAAGGGCACTCCGGCCAGCCTCCAGCGGAACAGCCGCATCAGCCAGTAGATCAAAAGCGCCGCCGCCACGGCAGCCGCTGCCTGCCAGCGCCGCCGCCCGAAGCGCAGGGGCCGCCCCAGCAGCCCCTGCCTCCAGCCCAGCCAGCCCAGGCTCAAGACCAAGGGAGGTCCAAAGAGATGCAACTCCAGGGCCTCTCCCAGATCGCCCTGGAGCGTGGCCAGGGCTGATCGGGTCAAGAAGCATGTCGGGCAGGGAACACCGGTCAGGGCGCGCCAGGGGCAACCGGGCAAGAGCAGAGGCAGCCCTTGAGCGCGCAGGCTCAGCAACATCAGCAGAGCGATCGCCGCCAGACCAGCCTTGGGGCGTCGGGGCAGGGTCATCGTGCCGCCTGGGAAATGCGCGCCGCCAGGGCCCAAACATCCATCACCAGCTGATGCCAGGGAGCCATGGCCTCCATCGAGACAGCCATGGCCGTTGGTGAGGCATCCACCAGGGCCCGGGTTGCAGCAATCGCCTTGCGCCCCTCCTCGATCCGGGCTGCCATCACAGCCCGCTCCTCCGACGCCATGACGAGATCGGGGCAGACCGCCAGCAGCTCCTCACCCCGCTGAAACCAGTGGCTGAAATCCTTGAGCAAAGAGTCGAGGAGGCTCTCCAGCAGGGCGTCGGCTTCCGGGTCCATGGCGCTGAATCACACGCCCATAGGATGGCGTCTGTTGTGCATGAACTGGTGAGCAGCGCTGCAGTAACCGCTCCTGCCCAGGCGGAGCACCCCAAGAAAGAAATGGTGGTGCTTCCCAAAACCAGTGAAAGCGAGCAGCTGCTCAAGATCCGCCACTCCATGAGCCATGTCATGGCGATGGCGGTGCAGAGCCTCTTCCCCAAAACACAGGTGACGATCGGGCCCTGGACGGAAAGTGGCTTCTATTACGACTTCGACAGCCCCGATCCCTTCACCGAGGCTGACCTCAAGGCGATCCGAAAGGAGATGATCAAGATCATCAATCGGAAGCTTCCCCTCGAGCGGATCGAGGTGAGTCGCCAGGAGGCCGAAACGAAAATCAAGGCTCAAAACGAGCCTTACAAACTCGAGATCCTCGCGGGCCTGCAGGAACCGATCACCCTCTACACCCTCGGAGATCAATGGTGGGACCTCTGCGCCGGTCCCCATGTCGCCAACACCAGTGAACTCAACCCCAAGGCCTTTGCCCTAGAGAGCGTTGCCGGTGCCTATTGGCGGGGTGACGAGAAGAATGCCCAACTCCAAAGGATCTACGGCACCGCCTGGGAGACTCCGGAACAACTGGCTGAACACCAGCGCCGCAAGGAAGAAGCCCTGCGCCGGGATCACCGCCGCCTTGGCAAGGATCTCGATCTTTTTTCGATCGAAGATGAAGCAGGTGCTGGCCTTGTCTTCTGGCATCCGCGTGGTGCCCGCATGCGCCTGCTGATCGAAGACTTCTGGCGTCAGGCCCATTTTGAAGGCGGCTACGAGCTCCTCTACACCCCCCATGTCGCCGACATCAGCCTCTGGAAGACCTCAGGCCATCTCGACTTCTACAGCGAGAGCATGTTCGGCCCCATGGAGGTGGATGAACGGGAATACCAGCTCAAACCAATGAACTGCCCGTTCCATGTGCTCACCTATGCCAGCAAGCTGCGCAGCTATCGCGAACTACCAATCCGCTGGGCTGAATTGGGCACGGTGTATCGCTACGAGCGGCCCGGGGTGATGCATGGCCTGATGCGCGTGCGTGGCTTTACCCAGGACGATGCCCACGTGTTCTGCCTGCCCGATCAGATCAGCGATGAAATCCTGCGCATCCTGGATCTCACCGAGCGGATCCTCTCCACGTTTGATTTCCGTCACTACGAGATCAACCTCTCCACACGCCCAGACAAATCGATCGGTGATGATGCCGTCTGGGAGCTGGCCACCAAAGGACTGGTGGAGGCCCTGGAGCGCAAGGGATGGGATTACAAGATCGATGAAGGCGGTGGCGCGTTTTACGGCCCCAAGATCGATCTGAAGATCGAGGATGCGATCGGCCGGATGTGGCAATGCTCGACGATCCAGCTCGATTTCAACCTGCCGGAACGCTTCAAGCTCGACTACATCGCCGCCGATGGCAGCAAGCAACGCCCGATCATGATTCACCGGGCGATCTTTGGTTCGTTGGAACGGTTCTTCGGGATCATGACCGAGAACTACGCCGGTGATTACCCCTTCTGGCTAGCTCCTGAGCAGGTGCGCCTGCTGCCTGTCACCGATGAGGTGCAGCCCTCCGCCGAACAGATGCTGGAGCAGCTCACAGCCGCTGGAATTCGGGCCACGGTTGACCGCAGTGGTGATCGACTCGGCAAGTTGATCCGAAGTGGTGAACAGATGAAAATCCCCCTTCTCGCGGTGATTGGGGCCAAAGAGGCCGAGCAGGGAGCCGTGAGTCTGCGCAGTCGACGGGATGGTGACCTTGGCGTTGTGGATCGCGACGCGCTGATTGAGGCAGCAAGGCAGGCCAATCAAAACCGTCACACCTCCCTGACGCTGCCTCGCTCATGAACGAGTCCCACATCCAACGCATCAGTGATCTGACCCCGCTGCGCAGTGCGCCCAGCCTCAGTACTGAGCAAACCAGCGTTCTGCGGGCAGAACTAGCCCGGGAGATGGGCGCCTACTCCTGGTTCACCGTGGGCGTGATGGCGACCAGCGCCGCCGAGGCGCTCCGCAGCCTGCGCCAGCTCGAGACAGCCTGCGGCTGGGAACCGATGCGTCTTGAAGGCGAATGCAAGGCCGAGGACGGCGTCTTTCTTAAGGCCAATCAGTCCAGCGGCATGGTCCGAATCCGAGCTGAACAGGGGCTTGGAGAGGGGATCTTGATCAGCGGTCATCAGCAGGAGCAGGGCGCGGCAGGTCCCACCTGGGGCCCCTTCCCCCTTGATCTGTTCACCACCTGATTCAGCTCCGAGACTTGCCGATTGCCGCCAAGCTGATCAGCTTTAGGACAAAGAGATCCATCCGAGGCAATGGCGCAGAGAACCTATCTGGCCGGTGATCTCGGAGGCACCAAGACCCTGCTCTCGCTGTTCACCAGCGTTGATGGTCAGCTTCAGGCCCTGGAAGGGCAGCGCTACGCATCGGCAGAGTGGACCTCCCTTGAGGCCATGCTCACTCACTTTCTTGAGGGGCTGCCGTCAGAGCTGGAACGGCCTGCGACCAGCTGTATCGCCGTGGCCGGTCCCGTACAGAACGGTCAGGCCAAGCTGACCAACCTTCCCTGGGAGATGAGCGAAGCCTCGCTCTGTGCCGCCACAGGGCTGGAGCGGCTGGAGCTGGTGAATGATTTCGCCGTGCTGATCCATGGCCTCCCCCACTTCAGCGACAGCCAGCAGGTGGTGCTGCAACCCGGGCAAGACGGATTGAACGAGCCAGGGGCCCATGGCGGCAGCGTGGCCATCCTTGGGGCAGGCACAGGCCTTGGCATGGCCAGGGGCATCCCCGGCCCCCAGGGCTGGATTGCCCTGGCCAGCGAAGGAGGACATCGGGAATTTGCTCCACGCACGGAGCAGGAATGGGCCCTCAGCCGCTGGCTCATGGCGGACCTCGGCATTGATCGTCTTTCGATCGAACGCATCGTGAGTGGCACAGGTCTGGGGCATGTCATGCACTGGCTCCTGCAACAAGAGCAACGCGAGCATCCCCTTCACAGGATCGCCAGAGCCTGGCGCACCATTCCTGCCGAACAGCCCGGACATCAGGATCTGCCTGCCCACACCGGCAAGGCCGCAGCAACTGGCGACCCGCTTGCCCTGGCCGCCCTGGAGCTCTGGCTCGGGGCCTATGGGTCCGCTGCGGGGGATCTAGCCCTGCAGGAACTGTGCAGCGGCGGGCTTTGGGTCGGCGGTGGCACCGCGGAAAAAAACCTCGCTGGCCTCCGGTCTCAGCACTTCCTGGCCCCCCTTCGTCGCAAGGGACGGTTTCAGCCCTTCCTGGAGAGCCTGACCATTCGGGCCGTCATCGACCCGAATGCCGGACTGTTTAGCGCCGCCTGCCGAGCGCGGGCCCTGGACGCCTAAGTGAGACACTGGCTTCAATAGGACAGTAGGGATGGTGCAGCCGCGCATCGGCCAAACGGTGGTGGTGGACGTACCGGCCACCACAGCCAACATCGGACCTGGGTTCGACTGCCTGGGGGCCGCCCTCGACCTGAACAACCGCTTCACCATGCGCCGAATCGAAGGCGACGGGGAGCGGTTTGAACTGATCATCGAAGGCCAGGAGGGCAGTCACCTTCGCGGTGGGCCCGAGAACCTCGTGTATCGCGCCGCCCAGCGGGTCTGGAAGGCCGCAGGGGAGGATCCGGTCGCCTTGGAAGCACGGGTCAGACTTGCTGTACCACCGGCGCGAGGCCTCGGAAGCAGCGCCACGGCCATCGTTGCGGGACTGGTGGGCGCCAATGCCCTGGTGGGAGAACCCCTGAGCCGGGAAAAACTTCTGGAGCTGGCCATCGACATTGAAGGCCATCCCGACAATGTGGTTCCTTCCCTCTTGGGGGGCCTGTGCATGACCGCGAAGGCTGCCTCCCAACGCTGGCGTGTCGTGCGCTGCGAGTGGCTCGCGTCGGTGAAGGCCGTGGTGGCCATTCCGGCGATTCGGCTGAGCACCAGCGAGGCACGACGGGCGATGCCCAAGACGATTCCTGTTGGCGATGCCGTGGTGAATCTGGGAGCACTAACGCTGTTGCTGCAGGGCTTGCGCACGGGCAACGGCGATCTGATTTCCGATGGCATGCACGACCGGCTGCACGAGCCCTACCGCTGGCGGCTGATCAAAGGCGGCCAAGAGGTGCGACAAGCGGCCCTCAAGGCCGGAGCCTGGGGCTGTGCCATCAGCGGAGCCGGCCCCAGCATTCTGGCCCTCTGTTCGGAAGGGGTGGGCCCTGCGGTCAGCCAGGCCATGGTGAAGGCGTGGGAAGCGGAGGGGGTGGCCAGCCGTGCCCCGCTCCTGAGCCTCCAGACCACGGGAAGCCATTGGCAGGCCAAGGAACCTGAGTAGATCTACTCAACAGCCCCCCTGGGGCTGATAAGTTCAATCACAATCTTTCAGTCGCCATGGACGTCAACCTGCCCCTGTCGGTTGCGTCCCAGACGGCGTTTCCCTGGCTGTCCCTGATCGTGCTGTTGCCGGCGGTCACAGCACTGGTCATGCCCCTGCTGCCAGGGGATGACAGCAATCCCTCCCCCTGGCCCCGCAACCTCGCCTTGACGGTGCTGGCCGTGGATTTCATTTTGATGGTGGCCGTGTTCAGCCGCCTGTTCGATCGCCTCGATGGCGGACTGCAACTGGTGGAGCGGGTCAGCTGGCTGCCAGTGATCGGTCTTGAGTGGTCTCTCGGAGCTGACGGTCTCTCCATGCCTCTGGTGGTGCTCAGCGGCCTGGTCACCATGCTCTCGGTGGCGGCAAGCTGGAAGGTTGAGCACAAAGCCAAGCTTTACTTCGGCCTTCTCTTGGTGCAGGCCTCAGCCCAGGCGCTGGTGTTCCTGTCCCAGGACTTCCTGCTCTTCTTCCTGGCCTGGGAACTGGAGTTGGTCCCCGTCTATCTGCTGATTGCGATCTGGGGGGGCCAGAACCGCCAGTACGCCGCCACCAAATTCATCCTTTACACGGCCCTGGCCTCTCTGCTGATCCTGATCAGCGGCCTCGCCCTTGCCCTCTCCGGCGACAGCTTCACCCTCAACCTGAGCGAACTCGCCCAACGCTCCCCTGGCGGCAGCTTTGGCCTGCTCTGTTACTTGGGCTTCTTGGTGGGATTCGGAGTGAAACTGCCGATGTTCCCTTTGCACACCTGGCTACCCGACGCCCATGGAGAAGCCAATGCACCGGTCTCGATGCTCTTAGCCGGCGTGTTGCTGAAGATGGGCGGTTATGCCCTGCTCCGCTTCAACGTTCAGATGCTGCCGGAGGCCCATCTGGTGCTGGCGCCAGCCCTGATCGTCCTCGGGATTGTCAACATCATCTACGGCGCTCTCAACGCTTTCGCCCAAGACAACGTCAAGCGACGAATTGCCTGCAGCTCGGTGAGTCATATGGGCTTCGTGTTGCTGGGCATCGGCGCTGTGGATGCACTCAGCCTCAGTGGCGCGATGCTGCAGATGATCAGCCATGGCCTGATCGCCGCCGCCATGTTCTTCGTCACTGGCAGCTTTTACGAGCGCACCAAGACGTTGTCGATCCCCAACATGGGTGGTCTGGCCAAGGTGTTGCCGATCACGTTTGCCTTCTTCCTGGCCAGCTCCCTCGCCTCCCTGGCTCTCCCGGGGATGAGTGGCTTCATCAGCGAAATCACCATCTTTCTGGGCATCACCAGCCAGGAGCAGTTCACAACCCTGTTCCGGGTGATCACCATCGTGATCGCCGCCATCGGTCTCGTGCTGACCCCGATCTATCTGCTCTCCCTCTGCCGGCGGGTCTTCTTCGGCCCACGCATCCCGGCCCTGGCCTTCGTGGACGACATGAATCCCCGTGAATTGGTCATCGGTCTCACCCTGCTGGTGCCAACACTCACCATCGGCATCTGGCCACGGGTCGCCATGGACGTCTACGAAGCCTCCACCGATGCCCTCGCGGAAACCCTCTCCAGCCATAGCCTGATTGCACTGAGCAACTGGCTCCCTCTCGGCTGACCCCATGCAAGAGACCCGCGAACCTGCCCTGCTCGCGGGCCAGGGACTTCCCAACTACCACGACGTCACCGCTGATCAGGTTCGGGAGTCGATCCCGGCCCTACTGGAGCAGCTGACCAAGAGCTTTGCCGACCTAGAGGCCACTCTCGAGAAGCAACTGAACGGCTCCGATCCACTCCCCTGGGACGCGGTGATGCCGCCCCTGCACGCGATCGGCGAACAACTTCGCTGGAGCTGGGGAGTGGTCACCCATCTCAACGCCGTCTGCAACACTCCCGAACTACGGGAAGCCCATGCCTCCCAGCAGGCGGATGTGGTGCGCTTCAGCAATCGCCTCGGCCAGAGCAAGGTGCTGCACCGTGCCCTCGAAGCGCTCCAGGCGAACGCAGCCCAGCCCCTCGATCCTGCCCAGCAACGCATTCTCCAAGCCGAACTGCTTTCCATGCAGCAGCGGGGTGTGGGCCTGAGTGGGGAACGGCAGCAGGCGTTCAACTCCACCAGCGAACGGCTGGCGGAACTCTCCACCCAATTCAGCAATCACGTGCTTGATGCCACCCAGGGCTGGAGCCTGGTTGTGCACGAGCGGGAGCGCCTAGCCGGCCTTCCCCAGCGCGCCCTCGACATCCTGGCCGCTGCGGCCAAGGAGGCAGGAGATCTCCACGCTGACGGGAGCGAAGCCAACGGAGAACGGGGCCCTTGGCGCTTGGGACTCGACATGCCGCGCTTCCTTCCGGTATTGACCCATGCAGACAATCGACAGCTGCGCGAAACCCTCTACAGAGCCCATGTCAGCCGCGCGAGCCAAGGAGAGCTCGACAACACCCCTCTGATCGAGGAAATCCTCAGTCTCCGCCGTGAGCAGGCGATCCGGCTCGACTACAGGCACTGGGCGGAACTTAGCCTCGCCGGGAAAATGGCCGAGGACGTGGATGCCGTGGAGGGGCTGCTGGAGGAACTGCGTGCGGCCGCCTACCCAGCAGCCCTGCGGGAACTTGACGACCTGCAAGCCTGCGCCCTTCACCATGGTGCGCCTGAGGCGGAGTCTCTGGAACCCTGGGATGTGGGCTACTGGTCGGAAAAACTGCGACAAGAGCGCTTCGACCTGAACCAGGAGGCTCTGCGCCCCTGGTTCCCACTGCCACAGGTGCTTGAGGGTCTATTCGAACTCTGCGAACGCCTCTTCCGCATCCGGATCAGCGCCGCTGACGGTGAAGCGCCGATCTGGCACCCGGATGTGCGCTTCTTCAGGGTTGCAGAACAGGACGGAACGCCTTTAGCAGCCTTCTATCTCGATCCCTACAGCAGGCCCGGCAGCAAGCGGGGCGGTGCCTGGATGGATGAATGCCTCAGCCGCCAACCGGATGGAGAGGGTGGCTGGATCCTGCCGGTGGCCTATCTGATCTGCAACCAGACCCCCCCCAACGGCGACACTCCAAGCCTGATGAGCTTCGAAGAGGTCGAAACCCTCTTCCACGAGTTCGGCCACGGGCTCCAGCACATGCTCACCACCGTGGAGCATCCACAGGCGGCGGGCATCAACAATGTGGAGTGGGATGCCGTGGAACTGCCCAGCCAGTTCATGGAGAACTGGTGCCTCGACCGCAGCACCTTGATGGGAATGGCACGGCATTGGCAAACCGGGGAACCCCTGCCAGAAGAGGACTTTGAGAAGCTGAAGCAGAGCCGCACCTTCATGGCAGGTTTCGCCACCCTGCGCCAAGTGCATTTCGCTCTCAGCGATCTGCGGCTTCACAGTCTCTGGACACCGGAGCTGGGACTGAGCCCCGACCAGATGCGACGGCAGATTGCAGAAACCACCACCGTGATCCCTCCGATTGCGGATGATCACTTCCTCTGCGCCTTCAGCCACATCTTCGCCGGTGGCTATTCGGCTGGTTACTACTCCTATAAATGGGCGGAAGTGCTCAGTGCCGATGCCTTCGCTGCCTTTGAAGATGCAGGTCTCGATCTCGAAGACGCTGTGCAGGCCACTGGAGAGCGCTTTCGCAACACCGTCTTGAGCCTCGGCGGCAGCCTCTCGCCCTCTGCTGTGTTCGAGGCGTTCCGGGGCAGAGCGGCAAGCACGGACGCCCTGATTCGCCACTCCGGCCTGGTGACGAGCCATGCCTGAACCCCTCTCCATCTCGGAGCACTGGGGTGAGCTGGCCGAGGACCGGACTGATCAGGCCCCTCTGATCAGCCTCAGTACCGCGCTCGAGACCAGCTGGTTGCGGCAGGGCATCCGCCGCGATGCGTTTCTCGGGGAGCTTCTCAAAGGTCTGCATCAGCGCCGTCTGGTGCCACTGCTGGCGATGCTTCCCCGTGGCTGGCGCCTTGCCCCGGCTGCCCTGCCCGAGCGCCTGCAGGGAATTGGCTCCCTACTCGAGCAGGGACTGGTGAGTCCGCTGCTGCTGGGGGCCCTCGCCGATGATCTGCAACATCTGATTCCGCACCCCCAGGAGCACGATTCCCATCTGGATGGGCTCGATCGCTGGTGCGCCCGCGACATCAGCACGCCGGCCGGCGTGCCGCTGCCTCTACCGCAATCCCTTCAGGGATGGCAGGACCTAGCCAGACAATTGGATGAAGGGGATCAGGACTCTGGGGCTGAATCCCTCGCGGGTCCCCTCCCTGAGCCAAGTTTCGGATCCCTGGGTGCGGGCCTGGTCTGGCGGAACCATGGCCTTCAAGCCCTGCAGAACGGTCGCTGCCGCTCAGCCAACCGGGTGATGGCGCAGGTCTTCAATGCTCTTGGTGCCAACGGCTTACCCAACCGCTCCGGTGCCGCGTCCGAGCCCTACCAGTTCGAGGGTATGGATCGACCGAGACAGCTGGTGGCTTGGCTCCAGCAGCATGGATGGCACTGCCGCGGCCGCATCCGGGCCAGTGTGGCCAGCTTCGGCCTCGGTGCCAGTTGCCCCTCGGAGAGCGGCGTCTGGCAGCAAGTCCCCCTGGCGGTGCCCTACCGAACCGGGCTGATGCGCCACGGCCTCGAGATCGAATCGTTACTCCCCCATTGCAGCCTCGAACTGGAGCTGCAAGCACCGGAGGGGGAGGCTCCGGTGCTGATGCAGTACTACCAGGGCACTGAGGGGCTGAATGGCTGGGCGCCCCTCAATGATCTCGAGCGGCCCTGGCAAAACGATCGTCAAAACGGCACCGTTGCCTACCCGGGGGAGGCGTTTGAAGACGATCAGCTTGGCCTGGCCCTTGATCTCTGTGATCTGATGGCCGCGGTGCACAACAGCACAGCCTCGGACGGCCAGCTCCGCTTCGGCGGTTATGGAGCCCTTGGATTCTGCATTGACTCCACCGCGCTCCTCGAACAGGCGATGACGGGGCGCAGCAATCTCTTTCCCCTCACCCTTGGTGGGCTGTGGCGGGAACGACTCGGACTTCAACTTGAAAAGCTGCTCGACGCCGGCCTACGCCCCGGACAGCAGGGAGACCAGGAGGATGTCGTTTCGCGCTACCGCCAGGCCCTCGAGCAACTGCCCCAGGACCTGAGTGTTCAGGGTGAAGCCTGCATACGAGCCGAAGCACGGCTCATTCGCTGCCAGCCCCGTCACAGCCCCTTCCTGAGCATTCGGCGACTCAATGGCGAATTGATGTAGACAATCAATCCTCAGGCAGAGGTGAGCTCAAGCTCTCGCACGATCTCTCGCACCACCTGGGATCGGTCGGCAACGCTGAACGGACCGGACGCACCATTGTGGTTCATGCCCTCGATGCTGATGCGATGCAACGAACGGGTGCGCTGCCAGCGATTCCAGTTTGAGAGTGGCAGCAGAGGAAGAGGGCCTGGATAGGCCAGCCGTCCAAGGGCAGCCACCGGATCCCGGCTACCACCCACCTCCTTCGCCAGGGTGTTGTAGCTGGCCCGCCAGCGCTGGGCGAACAGCAGGCCAATCAGCACAAGAGCAAGGCTGAAACCGGGAGCACTCACCAGCAGCCCTTCTCTCAAAGAAACGCCGTAGC
Proteins encoded:
- the trpS gene encoding tryptophan--tRNA ligase, with the protein product MVRSRVLSGVQPTGALHLGNWLGAIRNWVDLQNDHDTFVCVVDLHAITVPHDPARLADDTLTTAALYLACGIDPARTTVFVQSHVAAHSELCWLLNCVTPLNWLERMIQFKEKALKQGDNVSVGLLDYPVLMAADILLYDADLVPVGEDQKQHLELARDIAQQRINARFGSEDAPLLKVPKPLILKEGARVMSLTDGRSKMSKSDPNEGSRITLLDPPDLITKKIKRAKTDPQMGLEFDHPDRPETDNLLGLYAILSGKGRDAVASECASMGWGQFKPLLADATVAALEPIQARYRELMNERSELERVLNQGQQQAEAVAQATVERVRQGLGFLARH
- a CDS encoding glycoside hydrolase family 104 protein, encoding MPSVPAFNRKTLVAIGAVSVLLLPFGQGLHAERSNERLQQDDAIRTGLTKTEQVQDLLAARPYRITPERRALLNTIRYAEGTWKDGRDLGYRVLYGGSLFRDLSRHPERLVVKRYASAAAGAYQFLPATWRQVARELRLPSFEPQHQDQAALRLVERRGALEEVDRRGLTPSAMHRLAPEWASFPTHAGTSAYGQPVKSQAELARFYSNNLREIRQGA
- a CDS encoding DUF2752 domain-containing protein; protein product: MTLPRRPKAGLAAIALLMLLSLRAQGLPLLLPGCPWRALTGVPCPTCFLTRSALATLQGDLGEALELHLFGPPLVLSLGWLGWRQGLLGRPLRFGRRRWQAAAAVAAALLIYWLMRLFRWRLAGVPLPG
- a CDS encoding DUF2605 family protein; protein product: MDPEADALLESLLDSLLKDFSHWFQRGEELLAVCPDLVMASEERAVMAARIEEGRKAIAATRALVDASPTAMAVSMEAMAPWHQLVMDVWALAARISQAAR
- the thrS gene encoding threonine--tRNA ligase — its product is MASVVHELVSSAAVTAPAQAEHPKKEMVVLPKTSESEQLLKIRHSMSHVMAMAVQSLFPKTQVTIGPWTESGFYYDFDSPDPFTEADLKAIRKEMIKIINRKLPLERIEVSRQEAETKIKAQNEPYKLEILAGLQEPITLYTLGDQWWDLCAGPHVANTSELNPKAFALESVAGAYWRGDEKNAQLQRIYGTAWETPEQLAEHQRRKEEALRRDHRRLGKDLDLFSIEDEAGAGLVFWHPRGARMRLLIEDFWRQAHFEGGYELLYTPHVADISLWKTSGHLDFYSESMFGPMEVDEREYQLKPMNCPFHVLTYASKLRSYRELPIRWAELGTVYRYERPGVMHGLMRVRGFTQDDAHVFCLPDQISDEILRILDLTERILSTFDFRHYEINLSTRPDKSIGDDAVWELATKGLVEALERKGWDYKIDEGGGAFYGPKIDLKIEDAIGRMWQCSTIQLDFNLPERFKLDYIAADGSKQRPIMIHRAIFGSLERFFGIMTENYAGDYPFWLAPEQVRLLPVTDEVQPSAEQMLEQLTAAGIRATVDRSGDRLGKLIRSGEQMKIPLLAVIGAKEAEQGAVSLRSRRDGDLGVVDRDALIEAARQANQNRHTSLTLPRS
- a CDS encoding DUF1824 family protein, whose translation is MNESHIQRISDLTPLRSAPSLSTEQTSVLRAELAREMGAYSWFTVGVMATSAAEALRSLRQLETACGWEPMRLEGECKAEDGVFLKANQSSGMVRIRAEQGLGEGILISGHQQEQGAAGPTWGPFPLDLFTT
- a CDS encoding glucokinase codes for the protein MAQRTYLAGDLGGTKTLLSLFTSVDGQLQALEGQRYASAEWTSLEAMLTHFLEGLPSELERPATSCIAVAGPVQNGQAKLTNLPWEMSEASLCAATGLERLELVNDFAVLIHGLPHFSDSQQVVLQPGQDGLNEPGAHGGSVAILGAGTGLGMARGIPGPQGWIALASEGGHREFAPRTEQEWALSRWLMADLGIDRLSIERIVSGTGLGHVMHWLLQQEQREHPLHRIARAWRTIPAEQPGHQDLPAHTGKAAATGDPLALAALELWLGAYGSAAGDLALQELCSGGLWVGGGTAEKNLAGLRSQHFLAPLRRKGRFQPFLESLTIRAVIDPNAGLFSAACRARALDA
- the thrB gene encoding homoserine kinase, whose amino-acid sequence is MVQPRIGQTVVVDVPATTANIGPGFDCLGAALDLNNRFTMRRIEGDGERFELIIEGQEGSHLRGGPENLVYRAAQRVWKAAGEDPVALEARVRLAVPPARGLGSSATAIVAGLVGANALVGEPLSREKLLELAIDIEGHPDNVVPSLLGGLCMTAKAASQRWRVVRCEWLASVKAVVAIPAIRLSTSEARRAMPKTIPVGDAVVNLGALTLLLQGLRTGNGDLISDGMHDRLHEPYRWRLIKGGQEVRQAALKAGAWGCAISGAGPSILALCSEGVGPAVSQAMVKAWEAEGVASRAPLLSLQTTGSHWQAKEPE
- a CDS encoding NAD(P)H-quinone oxidoreductase subunit 4, with protein sequence MDVNLPLSVASQTAFPWLSLIVLLPAVTALVMPLLPGDDSNPSPWPRNLALTVLAVDFILMVAVFSRLFDRLDGGLQLVERVSWLPVIGLEWSLGADGLSMPLVVLSGLVTMLSVAASWKVEHKAKLYFGLLLVQASAQALVFLSQDFLLFFLAWELELVPVYLLIAIWGGQNRQYAATKFILYTALASLLILISGLALALSGDSFTLNLSELAQRSPGGSFGLLCYLGFLVGFGVKLPMFPLHTWLPDAHGEANAPVSMLLAGVLLKMGGYALLRFNVQMLPEAHLVLAPALIVLGIVNIIYGALNAFAQDNVKRRIACSSVSHMGFVLLGIGAVDALSLSGAMLQMISHGLIAAAMFFVTGSFYERTKTLSIPNMGGLAKVLPITFAFFLASSLASLALPGMSGFISEITIFLGITSQEQFTTLFRVITIVIAAIGLVLTPIYLLSLCRRVFFGPRIPALAFVDDMNPRELVIGLTLLVPTLTIGIWPRVAMDVYEASTDALAETLSSHSLIALSNWLPLG